From Dehalobacter sp. 12DCB1:
TTGGCATATAAAGCGATCAAACATCGGAATGACCCGCTGACTGCCGATGTTGACCAACAAGGGTCCGATCACCGCGGCCTGCTGCTGCGAGGTTTCTATATGAATGTTTTCAATCCGAAAGTTGCCCTTTTTTTCCTGGCATTCCTGCCGCAGTTTGTCAATTCTGAATTTGGCAGCGTTCCTTTGCAGATGATTTTCTTAGGGCTTATCTTTATGGGGCTTGTTGCGCTGATTTTTGGATTTATCGGTTACTCGGCCGGTTCTCTAGGAAATTGGATTTTAAAGAAGCCCGGGTTTTCCAAGGTTATAAATATTGTCTCGGCGACCATTTTTGGAGCACTCGGCTTTAAGCTTCTGACCAGCGCGAGATAAACACGAACTTCGAATGAATGATGAAGAAATGAATAAATCATAGACTAAATCAAAGGAGCAATCATAATGGAGACGAAATCATCCCCTTCGGGGGCCAAGATGCAATCAAATCGCAGGAAGGTTTTATGGCGGCTGTTTCGTCCGCACACCCTTACGGCCTCATTCATACCGGTTCTGATTGGCTCGGTGCTGGCTTGGCAGATCAGAAACGGCTTAAACTGGGGACTGGTAGCGGCAATGCTGATTGCTTCAATCTTAATCCAGGCAGCCACGAATATGTTTAATGAGTATTACGATTTTATCCGGGGACTGGATACAGCGGAATCCGTTGGCATTGCCGGTGCGATAACCAGGGACGGAATAAAAGCAGGGACAGTTCTGAGTCTGGCTTTGGTTTGTTTGCTGATTGCGTCACTGCTGGGTATTTACATCTGCAGTAGCAGCAGTTGGTGGCTGGCCCTGATTGGCCTGGGCTGTATGGCTGTCGGTTATTTGTACACAGGTGGGCCTTACCCGATTGCCTATACGCCTTTTGGAGAATTGCTGGCCGGGCTCTTTATGGGATCAGGAATTATTTTGATTGCCTATTTTGTTCAGACCGGCAGCATTAACTGGGACGTCTTTTTAATTTCTGTTCCGAATCTGATTCTAATCGGAGCAATCATGATGTCCAACAACATACGTGACCGGGAAGGGGATCAGATGAACGGGCGTCATACGCTCGCCATTTTGTTGGGACACCGCAGGGCTGTACAATTCATGGCGGGAATGTTCCTGGTGGCCAATCTTTGGGTAGTTGTACTTACCCTGGCAGATGTTCTGCCTGTCTGGGCACTATTGGTCCTGCTGAGTATTCCGAATGCTCTTCAGGCCTTGAACGGATTCCGTAACAAAAAATTCCCGGCTGAAATGATGCCGGGAATGAAAAGTGTGGCTCAGACCAATACACTTTTTGGGATTTTACTTACCATTGGTTTGTTAATTGAAGTAGGCGTAAGTCAACTGTAATAGAACGAAAAGCGAAAGGCAGTGGAACTACCGGTTCAGAGGCATGAGCAGTGCTATCATGGAGCAGAGACTCTATATCTCTCCACAGTGCTCAGTAAGGAAGCGGCGAGTTCCGTTTCGACGTGGGTAACTTGTTCGTCATAGACGACTTCAAGAACTTTCGTATTCGCATATAGCCAGGCCAAGGCGGCTCCATCCGAAACAGGAATTTCCAGACTAACCCGAATGAGGTCACTGAACAGTTCTTTCTCGATGGCCTGCTTCAGTTCTTCCAACCCGCTCCTCTGCAAAGCAGAAATTTCTACAATGGGCCGTGTTTCGCGCCACAAGCTGATCCGGTTATCCGGATGCAAACGGTCAACTTTATTGAGGACAATCAGGGTCGGTTTACTGCCTGCACCAAGTTCTGCCAGGATTTCATCAACAATCCGGATGTGGTCTTCGACCTGGGGATCAGCAGCATCAGCCACAATCAAAATCTGGTCGGATAATACGACTTCCTCCAGGGTTGATTTAAAGGCATCGAGCAAATTAGGCGGAAGTCTTCGAATAAAGCCCACCGTATCGGAAAGCAGGACCGTACTGCCGTTATTTAAAGGAAGCTTGCGGGTTGTCGGATCAAGCGTAGCAAACAGTTTGTCCTCGGCCAAGACATCCGAGCCGCACAACGCATTTAAAAGGGTAGATTTCCCGGCGTTGGTATAACCGACAATGGACAGAACCGGGATATTGTTTTTTTGGCGGTTTCCGCGGAGAACGCCGCGTTGTCTACGGATATCGTCAAGGCGTTCTCTCAGATGAGCGATCCGGGAGCGGATATGACGACGGTCGGTTTCCAGTTTTGTTTCACCCGGTCCCCTTGTTCCGATGCCGCCTCCAAGACGGGAAAGCGCCACACCGGTTCCTGTCAGGCGGGGAAGTCTGTATTCGAGCTGGGCTAGCTCTACTTGCAGGATTCCTTCCCTGGAACGGGCATGCTGGGCGAATATATCCAGAATCAGGCCTGTACGGGACAGAACTTTCAACCCCAGCTTTTCTTCGAGGATGCGCTGCTGGGTGCCGGTTAATTCTTCGTCGAAGATAACCAGATCAGCCTGGCTTGTCTGAATCATTTGCTGAAGTTCTTCGAGCTTGCCCGGGCCGATGATCGTTGAGGAATCGCGGGTTTCTTTTTTTTGCATTAAATGGCCGACAATCAAGGCTCCGGCTGTTTTGGCCAGCTCTTCAAGCTCGGCAAACGAGACTTCCGCTTCGCTGATTCCGTACAAGTCTCTGCTGTACCGTGTCTGCAGTCCAACCAGTATGGCACGTTCACTTGTTTTGGCTTTTTCTGCAGGCAATTTCCTGAGTATATTGTCGGCATCTTCGATATTTTGAAAGAGCAACGTAAAGTCATCTATATCAGCCGCAAGGGGTCCGAAAATATTGACCTCCTCAATGTTCGTGGGTGACAGAATGCCGACATAAAGGTCTTCAGCCCGATTATTCCGGATCCCGATGGCAATCATTGCATCAAGATTCAACTGCTTCAGAGAACTGATGTCCATGGAAGACAATGAACCACTGCTTTTCGGATGGGTATGAATACAGCGGGTGCCCGAAAGGCGCTGCAGGCTGCATTTCTGCTCCACTTCAGCCAGCTTCACGGTACTGTGATTTCCTATACTGACATCGGTGATCC
This genomic window contains:
- the hflX gene encoding GTPase HflX; translation: MPQVNGEIEGVKNSILKKLNGFYTYQIPRDHLWTQELIEQLAEISSQVNKEIAVYADRKGRITDVSIGNHSTVKLAEVEQKCSLQRLSGTRCIHTHPKSSGSLSSMDISSLKQLNLDAMIAIGIRNNRAEDLYVGILSPTNIEEVNIFGPLAADIDDFTLLFQNIEDADNILRKLPAEKAKTSERAILVGLQTRYSRDLYGISEAEVSFAELEELAKTAGALIVGHLMQKKETRDSSTIIGPGKLEELQQMIQTSQADLVIFDEELTGTQQRILEEKLGLKVLSRTGLILDIFAQHARSREGILQVELAQLEYRLPRLTGTGVALSRLGGGIGTRGPGETKLETDRRHIRSRIAHLRERLDDIRRQRGVLRGNRQKNNIPVLSIVGYTNAGKSTLLNALCGSDVLAEDKLFATLDPTTRKLPLNNGSTVLLSDTVGFIRRLPPNLLDAFKSTLEEVVLSDQILIVADAADPQVEDHIRIVDEILAELGAGSKPTLIVLNKVDRLHPDNRISLWRETRPIVEISALQRSGLEELKQAIEKELFSDLIRVSLEIPVSDGAALAWLYANTKVLEVVYDEQVTHVETELAASLLSTVERYRVSAP
- a CDS encoding LysE family translocator, with the translated sequence MFSLSAVLLFITSSIVLILAPGPDIVFLITQGIAKGKKAGIFTSIGLTLGNSVHTLAAALGLSVIFKTSEVAFVLFKTCGALYLFYLAYKAIKHRNDPLTADVDQQGSDHRGLLLRGFYMNVFNPKVALFFLAFLPQFVNSEFGSVPLQMIFLGLIFMGLVALIFGFIGYSAGSLGNWILKKPGFSKVINIVSATIFGALGFKLLTSAR
- a CDS encoding 1,4-dihydroxy-2-naphthoate polyprenyltransferase, yielding METKSSPSGAKMQSNRRKVLWRLFRPHTLTASFIPVLIGSVLAWQIRNGLNWGLVAAMLIASILIQAATNMFNEYYDFIRGLDTAESVGIAGAITRDGIKAGTVLSLALVCLLIASLLGIYICSSSSWWLALIGLGCMAVGYLYTGGPYPIAYTPFGELLAGLFMGSGIILIAYFVQTGSINWDVFLISVPNLILIGAIMMSNNIRDREGDQMNGRHTLAILLGHRRAVQFMAGMFLVANLWVVVLTLADVLPVWALLVLLSIPNALQALNGFRNKKFPAEMMPGMKSVAQTNTLFGILLTIGLLIEVGVSQL